In one window of Eggerthella guodeyinii DNA:
- a CDS encoding DMSO/selenate family reductase complex A subunit gives MSTDRTTLTRRTFVASAGALGALAACGTAASTLYAPTPQAYGDESGNGESIVWTHCHVNCGGACVLQCHVQDGELKYVESDNTGDASFGAVEARACLRGRSIRPWLGSADRLNYPMKRVEGTKRGDGQYERISWDEALDTIASEFKRITEKYGNESVFIQECSGVEQNIMMNNPFFRLFNLLGGEVTRYGSYSSAAISFGAVPYTYGKSWGNRSLKTIQEGELVVLFGFAPNDMRMAGDGPGYDLNVVREKKNARIIVIDPRRNETCTNQGAEWIPIVPGTDAALVAGIAHELISQNLVDLDFLHTYCVGFDEESMPEDARGKHLSYRDYIMGTGYDQVEKTPAWAASITKVPAERIVKLAHEIAESDPCYICQGLGPQRHTNGDNAARAIMVLPQLVGQVGKPGTTSGGTIGNDDIGLSSLPTGDNPVKTKFPNFLWPEAIRDGAKLTATNAGIQNADGLKVGIKFLVNYGNNMMANQNADINFTTDILRDESLCEFILQYDVAWTASCNWADIVLPDLTPQETYSLTAAGESNDVEGIRFGQPLYEPKFERREVYEVCGELAKRLGVYDEYSEGGMTREDWCRKLYDELREDKPELPPYDEGVKMGAFTYDIEPSTDVDKFILDPEANPLKTATGKIQIYSPELAEMAETWTVQDGDVISPIPVYYPGFDGPDATTDEFPFQIVDFHHKGTTHSTYAANEVLHKLSPFQAWINPIDAERQGIADLDPVRLVSAQGEIRTTAKVTNRVIPGVIMYPQGAWHDADMQGDRVDHGGCSNTLTSRHCAPVSKGTGQHSVIGTIEKVEG, from the coding sequence ATGTCTACAGATCGCACCACGCTGACCCGCCGCACGTTCGTCGCATCGGCCGGAGCGCTGGGAGCGCTCGCCGCCTGCGGCACCGCGGCGAGCACGCTGTACGCGCCGACGCCGCAGGCGTACGGCGACGAGAGCGGCAACGGCGAGAGCATCGTATGGACGCACTGCCACGTCAACTGCGGAGGGGCCTGCGTGCTGCAGTGCCACGTGCAGGACGGCGAGTTGAAGTACGTGGAATCGGACAACACCGGCGATGCGTCGTTCGGCGCCGTGGAGGCGCGCGCCTGCCTGCGCGGACGCTCGATCCGCCCGTGGCTGGGCAGCGCCGACCGCCTGAACTACCCCATGAAGCGCGTTGAGGGAACGAAGCGCGGCGACGGCCAGTACGAGCGCATCAGCTGGGACGAGGCGCTCGACACCATCGCCAGCGAGTTCAAGCGCATCACCGAGAAGTACGGCAACGAGAGCGTGTTCATCCAGGAATGCTCGGGCGTGGAGCAGAACATCATGATGAACAACCCGTTCTTCCGCCTGTTCAACCTGCTGGGCGGCGAAGTCACCCGTTACGGCAGCTACTCGAGCGCCGCCATCAGCTTCGGCGCCGTGCCGTACACCTACGGCAAGTCGTGGGGCAACCGCTCGCTCAAGACCATCCAGGAGGGCGAGCTGGTGGTGCTGTTCGGCTTCGCCCCGAACGACATGCGCATGGCCGGCGACGGCCCGGGGTACGACTTGAACGTGGTGCGCGAGAAGAAGAACGCCCGCATCATCGTCATCGACCCGCGCCGCAACGAGACGTGCACGAACCAGGGCGCCGAATGGATCCCCATCGTGCCGGGCACCGACGCCGCGCTCGTGGCGGGCATCGCGCACGAGCTGATCTCGCAGAACCTCGTGGACCTCGACTTCCTGCACACGTACTGCGTGGGCTTCGACGAGGAGAGCATGCCCGAGGACGCACGCGGCAAGCACCTGTCGTATCGCGACTACATCATGGGCACCGGCTACGATCAGGTGGAGAAGACGCCCGCGTGGGCCGCTTCCATCACGAAGGTCCCGGCCGAGCGCATCGTGAAGCTGGCGCACGAGATCGCCGAGTCCGACCCGTGCTACATCTGCCAGGGCCTCGGGCCGCAACGCCACACGAACGGCGACAACGCCGCGCGCGCCATCATGGTGCTGCCGCAGCTGGTCGGCCAGGTGGGCAAGCCCGGAACCACGTCGGGCGGCACCATCGGCAACGACGACATCGGCCTGAGCTCGCTGCCCACGGGAGACAACCCCGTCAAGACGAAGTTCCCGAACTTCCTGTGGCCCGAAGCCATCCGCGACGGGGCGAAGCTCACCGCCACGAACGCCGGCATCCAGAACGCCGACGGCCTCAAGGTGGGCATCAAGTTCCTCGTGAACTACGGCAACAACATGATGGCCAACCAGAACGCCGACATCAACTTCACCACCGACATCCTGCGCGACGAGAGCCTGTGCGAGTTCATCCTGCAATACGACGTGGCGTGGACCGCCTCGTGCAACTGGGCCGACATCGTGCTGCCCGACCTCACCCCGCAGGAAACGTACAGCTTGACGGCCGCCGGCGAGAGCAACGACGTGGAGGGCATCCGCTTCGGCCAGCCCCTCTACGAGCCGAAGTTCGAACGCCGCGAAGTGTACGAAGTGTGCGGCGAGCTGGCGAAGCGCCTGGGCGTGTACGACGAGTACTCCGAGGGCGGCATGACGCGCGAGGACTGGTGCCGCAAGCTCTACGACGAGCTGCGCGAGGACAAGCCCGAGCTGCCCCCGTACGACGAGGGCGTGAAGATGGGCGCGTTCACCTACGACATCGAGCCCTCCACCGACGTGGACAAGTTCATCCTCGACCCCGAGGCGAACCCGCTGAAAACCGCCACGGGCAAGATCCAGATCTACTCCCCCGAGCTTGCCGAGATGGCCGAAACGTGGACGGTGCAGGACGGCGACGTGATCTCGCCCATCCCCGTGTACTATCCGGGCTTCGACGGACCCGACGCCACCACCGACGAGTTCCCGTTCCAGATCGTGGACTTCCACCACAAGGGCACGACGCACTCGACGTACGCCGCCAACGAGGTGCTGCACAAGCTGTCGCCGTTCCAGGCGTGGATCAACCCGATCGACGCCGAGCGCCAGGGCATCGCCGACCTCGATCCCGTGCGCCTCGTGAGCGCGCAGGGCGAGATCCGCACCACGGCGAAGGTGACGAACCGCGTGATCCCCGGCGTCATCATGTACCCGCAGGGCGCGTGGCACGATGCCGACATGCAGGGCGACCGCGTGGACCACGGCGGATGCAGCAACACGTTGACCAGCCGCCATTGCGCCCCGGTGTCGAAGGGCACGGGCCAGCACAGCGTGATCGGCACGATCGAGAAGGTGGAGGGGTAA